In Symmachiella dynata, the following are encoded in one genomic region:
- a CDS encoding DUF1559 domain-containing protein yields the protein MRKYVILACAIVAVGVFALYKLDEMRKWAQGPLPRTKMKMIALAMHNYAEAHGSWPTDLLDDNGRVLLSWRVRMCEYLDGQPTIDVTLPWDATENEEAAKAIPRSFRNDDFIDGMYPYGCRTQILGVFSSDGVWNGEAKGNVLFVDGQPVQCVWAGPPYAVLWTQPLDLSVDDAKRLLERDEYASNPEDRRIQHVSLQDGRVTSAPFEWEVRFSSGNGETESE from the coding sequence ATGAGAAAATATGTGATCCTAGCTTGTGCAATCGTCGCAGTAGGCGTGTTCGCTCTTTATAAACTTGACGAGATGAGAAAGTGGGCACAGGGGCCGTTGCCGCGAACCAAGATGAAAATGATTGCCTTGGCGATGCACAATTACGCAGAAGCCCATGGCTCATGGCCCACCGATCTCCTCGATGACAATGGACGTGTGCTGTTAAGTTGGCGTGTGAGAATGTGCGAGTATCTCGATGGGCAACCGACCATTGACGTTACGCTCCCGTGGGATGCCACCGAGAACGAAGAGGCAGCGAAAGCAATTCCAAGGTCCTTCCGCAATGACGATTTTATTGACGGAATGTACCCGTACGGCTGCCGGACCCAAATACTCGGCGTGTTTTCAAGTGATGGCGTCTGGAACGGTGAGGCAAAAGGCAACGTCTTATTCGTCGACGGCCAACCGGTTCAATGTGTTTGGGCGGGACCGCCGTATGCCGTGTTGTGGACACAACCGCTTGATCTTTCTGTTGACGATGCGAAACGGCTCCTCGAACGCGACGAGTATGCGAGTAATCCGGAAGATCGGCGAATTCAGCACGTCTCACTTCAAGACGGCCGTGTGACTTCCGCTCCGTTTGAGTGGGAGGTCAGATTCTCATCTGGCAATGGGGAAACAGAAAGCGAATGA
- a CDS encoding 2-isopropylmalate synthase: MSGEQITIFDTTLRDGEQSPGCSMNTNEKLEVAGALVELGVDVIEAGFPIASPGDFEAVQLIAREFGSRTTICGLARCRNEDIDRAWEALKDAEQTRIHVFLATSSIHREHKLKMDKSEIVQQAVESVKRAAGYCSDVEFSPEDAARTELDFLCEVIEKTIDAGATTVNIPDTVGYATPSQFYNCIAHLKKNVPNIHKAVISTHCHNDLGLAVANSMAAVEAGARQVECTINGLGERAGNAALEEIVMTLRTRSDYYGCDTRINTKRLFPTSRLVSTITGMQVQRNKAIVGQNAFAHEAGIHQHGMLQERTTYEIMRPQDVGFSGTNLVLGKHSGRHAFRDHIIAMGYKLDDEYFEQIFADFIALADKKKDVYDADIAALVEKRIGDTGDAWKMISLHTSAGTGSIPTATIELQYKDQEPQRDAATGDGPVDAVFGALERIIGISARLRDYQVRSISVGKDAQGEVTVEIETGGRTYFGKGFSTDIIEASAAAYLKALNKAVAGAGQPTPARPEAV; the protein is encoded by the coding sequence ATGTCCGGCGAACAAATCACCATCTTCGACACCACGCTGCGCGACGGCGAACAGTCCCCCGGCTGTAGCATGAACACCAACGAAAAGCTGGAAGTCGCCGGTGCTCTCGTCGAACTGGGCGTCGATGTGATCGAAGCGGGTTTTCCCATTGCGTCCCCCGGAGATTTTGAAGCCGTGCAATTGATCGCACGTGAATTCGGCAGTCGAACAACAATTTGCGGATTGGCCCGTTGTCGCAACGAAGATATTGATCGGGCGTGGGAGGCGCTGAAGGATGCCGAGCAAACTCGGATCCATGTCTTTTTGGCAACCAGCAGTATCCATCGCGAACACAAGTTGAAGATGGACAAAAGCGAGATCGTCCAGCAGGCGGTCGAATCGGTGAAACGAGCGGCCGGTTACTGCTCCGACGTTGAGTTCTCACCCGAGGATGCTGCGCGGACCGAGTTGGATTTTCTGTGCGAGGTGATCGAAAAAACCATCGACGCCGGCGCGACGACGGTCAATATCCCCGACACGGTCGGCTATGCGACACCCTCGCAGTTCTACAACTGCATCGCTCACCTGAAGAAAAACGTGCCGAACATTCATAAAGCCGTAATCAGCACGCACTGCCACAACGACTTGGGCTTGGCCGTCGCCAACAGCATGGCCGCTGTCGAAGCGGGTGCCCGGCAAGTGGAATGCACGATCAACGGCTTAGGCGAACGGGCCGGCAATGCCGCGCTGGAAGAAATTGTGATGACGCTGCGGACCCGCAGCGACTATTACGGCTGCGACACGCGGATCAACACCAAACGTTTGTTTCCCACCAGCCGGTTGGTTTCGACAATCACCGGCATGCAGGTCCAGCGCAACAAGGCCATCGTCGGGCAAAATGCGTTTGCTCACGAGGCCGGCATCCATCAGCACGGCATGCTGCAGGAACGTACGACCTACGAAATCATGCGGCCGCAAGACGTTGGCTTCTCCGGCACAAATTTGGTGTTGGGAAAACATAGCGGACGCCACGCCTTCCGCGACCACATCATCGCCATGGGCTACAAACTGGATGACGAATACTTCGAGCAAATCTTCGCTGATTTCATTGCCTTGGCGGATAAGAAAAAAGATGTCTACGACGCCGACATCGCTGCTCTGGTCGAAAAACGTATCGGCGACACCGGGGATGCGTGGAAAATGATCAGCCTGCACACCTCCGCCGGGACGGGAAGTATTCCCACAGCGACGATTGAGCTGCAGTACAAAGACCAAGAACCGCAGCGCGACGCCGCCACGGGAGACGGTCCGGTCGATGCCGTCTTCGGCGCGTTGGAACGAATTATCGGCATCTCCGCCCGGCTGCGGGATTACCAAGTCCGCAGTATTTCGGTCGGCAAAGACGCACAAGGCGAGGTAACGGTCGAAATCGAAACCGGCGGCCGCACGTACTTCGGCAAAGGCTTCAGCACCGACATCATCGAAGCGAGTGCAGCGGCGTACTTAAAAGCACTGAACAAAGCCGTCGCCGGAGCAGGCCAACCCACCCCCGCACGCCCCGAAGCGGTGTAA
- a CDS encoding PEP-CTERM sorting domain-containing protein — MKKCFMLSAAVLVACSLEAQAGFIDFESGYADLQSVNGAIDTGDNLVSISTTGATGNPTGLSYIAGVGEPRTAFTTGTNPGVMNDQAVDNRAGEFFLTDENTPGSNVYASDYIFSFADGITDLSLDIFDFRVDGGAQDVGSTATAMLTLFSDDAMTNIVGMTSFTADLQNQPIDGNWENLLVVANGVAVKAVLDFGGLDRGVGVDNISFTTQPPPVNPVPEPSSFVLMGLGAVGLIGFRRRQQRRAAK; from the coding sequence ATGAAGAAGTGTTTCATGTTGAGTGCGGCGGTGTTGGTGGCTTGTAGCTTAGAAGCGCAGGCTGGGTTTATTGACTTCGAAAGCGGCTATGCCGATCTGCAATCGGTCAATGGAGCGATCGACACGGGCGACAACTTGGTTTCGATTTCCACGACCGGTGCCACGGGCAACCCCACGGGTCTGTCCTACATCGCTGGAGTTGGTGAGCCGCGCACCGCGTTTACGACCGGGACGAATCCTGGCGTCATGAATGATCAAGCCGTCGACAACCGTGCGGGTGAGTTCTTCCTGACGGATGAAAACACGCCGGGCTCGAACGTCTATGCTTCGGATTACATCTTCAGCTTCGCCGATGGGATCACCGACTTGAGCTTAGACATCTTCGACTTCCGCGTCGATGGCGGAGCCCAGGATGTCGGATCGACCGCCACGGCGATGTTGACATTGTTCTCCGATGACGCGATGACGAACATCGTCGGCATGACCTCCTTCACAGCGGACCTGCAAAATCAACCGATCGACGGCAACTGGGAAAACCTGCTGGTCGTCGCCAACGGCGTGGCTGTGAAAGCGGTCTTGGATTTCGGTGGCCTGGATCGCGGTGTGGGTGTCGACAACATCAGCTTCACCACGCAACCCCCGCCGGTCAATCCGGTTCCGGAACCGTCATCGTTCGTGCTGATGGGCCTGGGAGCCGTTGGCCTGATCGGCTTCCGCCGTCGCCAACAACGTCGTGCGGCCAAATAA
- a CDS encoding cupin domain-containing protein codes for MQPAQPGERVQIRPAKLPDSHSTTLVKTEKLHILRLVVSAGKEIPQHSAPGELIVQCLEGRIAFSCLERSQELAGGDLLYVPDSEPHSLTGLEDSVLLLTIFLTPREKGEVSEVDETSMESFPASDPPSWTGTTIS; via the coding sequence ATGCAGCCTGCTCAACCCGGTGAACGAGTACAGATTCGTCCCGCGAAATTACCCGACAGTCATTCCACGACTCTGGTCAAAACCGAGAAGCTACACATCCTGCGGCTAGTCGTCAGCGCCGGCAAGGAAATACCGCAGCATTCCGCACCAGGCGAGTTGATCGTGCAATGCCTGGAAGGGCGTATCGCCTTTTCATGCCTGGAGCGGAGCCAGGAACTTGCGGGCGGGGATTTACTCTACGTGCCAGATTCAGAACCACATTCATTGACCGGTCTCGAAGACAGCGTACTTCTCTTAACGATATTTCTTACGCCCCGCGAGAAGGGGGAAGTGAGCGAGGTTGACGAAACCTCCATGGAATCGTTTCCTGCCAGTGATCCTCCATCGTGGACGGGTACGACAATATCGTAA
- a CDS encoding endonuclease/exonuclease/phosphatase family protein, which yields MSQSNMQGKGVKPRRPLYWVGGLIVVVAAIAWYGSWRQPANFTQPLKLSTPPQFSSHQRDTIRIGVFNIHGCKGRDGKRDVGRIAQCIHDLDIVSLHEVRGSYGSNQAYELGDILGMSAVFAPTEWRWGRNDFGNGLLTNVELSQMHQIPLAMSGRAYRNALLTSFRLEDKTVQLLIAHVDLAEDRDQQLSAVTNLFLSLKTPALLLGDLNVKATDPRMRDLMATPGIRSALAATPGRGRDWVIMKGFRTVSAAVVDNEASDHAVVQTELQLLN from the coding sequence GTGTCACAATCGAACATGCAAGGCAAGGGGGTAAAACCACGCCGCCCGCTGTATTGGGTGGGGGGCCTGATTGTTGTGGTGGCGGCAATTGCTTGGTATGGATCGTGGCGTCAACCTGCGAATTTTACTCAACCATTGAAACTCAGCACGCCGCCTCAATTTTCGTCTCATCAGAGGGACACGATACGAATCGGCGTCTTTAACATTCATGGTTGTAAGGGAAGAGACGGCAAGCGGGACGTCGGACGAATCGCTCAGTGCATCCATGACTTGGACATCGTGTCATTGCATGAAGTCCGCGGCAGTTACGGATCGAATCAAGCATATGAGCTGGGTGACATACTGGGCATGTCAGCTGTGTTTGCTCCCACGGAATGGCGTTGGGGCCGCAACGATTTTGGCAACGGATTGCTCACCAACGTCGAGTTATCGCAGATGCACCAAATCCCCTTGGCGATGTCCGGTCGCGCATATCGCAACGCCCTCTTGACCAGTTTTCGTCTGGAAGACAAAACCGTTCAATTGCTCATCGCTCACGTTGATCTTGCCGAAGACCGGGATCAACAATTGTCGGCCGTCACGAATCTATTTCTTTCACTCAAAACGCCCGCCCTCCTTTTGGGTGATCTGAACGTCAAGGCCACGGATCCTCGGATGCGGGACTTGATGGCAACGCCGGGTATTCGCAGTGCACTGGCGGCCACACCGGGTCGCGGCCGCGATTGGGTGATTATGAAAGGTTTTCGGACGGTCTCCGCAGCCGTTGTTGACAATGAGGCTTCGGATCATGCGGTTGTGCAGACTGAGTTGCAATTGCTCAACTAG
- a CDS encoding ArnT family glycosyltransferase: MGTWDRTARLGRRDYLLLTVYCLVLFGLAMVSGRGLSIHESVLPQSAREMYADGDWVVPKRGGAPWMESPPLPQWATVAVASLFGRCDTVAIVRLGPTLVATAVVLMVAWMATLFFGRGLGLLSGFVMATTCQFLRYAWLAEDEIYLCGLVTAAVALFVKLEFADADPAAEVREPCGFFGGRQPAVLALFIALGMTNLAKGLIFGTAMAVIPMAAYLLWNADLGRIRRYLWFWGWLAFAVVMLAWPVAAYLRYPDVVDVWRFDLGGRLDGSYQASAEPWWYYPVNLLWILAPWTLVIPFGMWATRDAAIRTRYSAERFLWCWALFVPAVFSLAQGKHHHYLLHAIAPWSILAAVGLYKVREAMLAWPKSIHNPFWSLGTTALPILVAIWLLRDRIPGGSNVYLPVMVACPFLIVLLSWAIMHLSATRAATALFMTMALAYSFGHVVAAKYVDTHRIDTQFLTDVRTQIPADEQILVDLNVEALRGFMLLFYLDDNAVPLHNLSFALDDRIENPSVFVLTRANRRETLDEIGTTREVMQSPQTGRETSAADRLTLFRLTYHQQSRGVSAEKVRISPMQAMYRDEGPVLR, translated from the coding sequence ATGGGCACCTGGGATCGAACTGCTCGATTAGGACGTCGAGATTATCTACTGCTGACGGTCTATTGTTTGGTCCTGTTTGGGCTGGCAATGGTCAGTGGGCGAGGGTTGAGCATCCATGAGAGCGTCTTGCCGCAAAGCGCACGTGAAATGTACGCCGATGGCGACTGGGTGGTTCCGAAACGGGGCGGCGCGCCTTGGATGGAAAGCCCTCCGTTGCCGCAATGGGCGACCGTAGCAGTTGCATCGCTGTTTGGTCGCTGCGATACGGTGGCGATCGTCCGGCTGGGACCGACGTTGGTGGCAACGGCGGTCGTGTTGATGGTGGCCTGGATGGCCACACTGTTTTTTGGACGAGGGCTGGGGCTGTTGAGTGGATTTGTTATGGCGACCACTTGCCAATTCCTGCGCTATGCCTGGCTGGCTGAAGACGAGATTTATTTGTGCGGATTGGTCACTGCAGCGGTCGCGTTGTTCGTGAAATTAGAATTTGCTGATGCCGATCCAGCAGCCGAAGTCCGTGAACCATGCGGTTTTTTTGGCGGGCGGCAGCCGGCGGTTCTCGCCCTGTTTATCGCGTTGGGGATGACCAATCTTGCAAAAGGACTCATCTTTGGAACCGCCATGGCGGTGATTCCGATGGCGGCTTATTTGCTGTGGAACGCGGACTTGGGCCGTATTCGTCGTTACCTTTGGTTTTGGGGTTGGTTGGCATTCGCGGTTGTGATGCTGGCTTGGCCCGTTGCCGCTTATTTGCGGTATCCCGACGTCGTCGACGTCTGGCGATTTGATCTCGGGGGGCGACTTGATGGGAGTTATCAAGCCAGCGCCGAACCGTGGTGGTATTATCCGGTCAATCTGCTGTGGATACTTGCCCCGTGGACGTTGGTGATACCATTCGGCATGTGGGCCACTCGCGATGCGGCGATACGGACGCGGTATTCCGCTGAACGGTTTTTGTGGTGTTGGGCGCTTTTTGTGCCGGCCGTTTTCTCGTTGGCACAAGGCAAACACCATCATTACCTTTTGCATGCGATCGCCCCCTGGTCGATTTTGGCTGCGGTGGGACTGTATAAGGTCCGTGAAGCGATGTTGGCGTGGCCCAAGTCGATACATAATCCGTTTTGGAGTTTGGGGACCACGGCCTTGCCGATCTTGGTGGCGATTTGGTTATTGCGCGACCGCATTCCTGGTGGCAGCAACGTGTACCTGCCGGTGATGGTGGCTTGTCCGTTTCTGATTGTCTTGCTGTCGTGGGCCATCATGCATTTGTCCGCTACACGTGCTGCGACGGCGTTGTTTATGACGATGGCGCTGGCCTACAGCTTTGGACATGTGGTGGCTGCGAAATATGTCGACACGCACCGCATTGACACGCAATTTCTGACTGATGTCCGTACACAGATTCCCGCCGACGAACAGATTCTTGTCGACTTGAATGTCGAAGCTTTGCGGGGGTTCATGCTGCTGTTTTATCTCGACGACAATGCCGTGCCGTTGCACAATTTGAGTTTTGCCTTGGATGACCGGATCGAGAATCCGAGCGTATTTGTGCTAACGCGAGCCAACAGACGAGAGACGCTTGATGAAATCGGCACGACCCGGGAAGTGATGCAAAGTCCGCAGACCGGCCGCGAGACATCGGCGGCGGACCGCTTGACGTTGTTTCGGTTGACGTATCACCAGCAGTCGCGCGGCGTCAGCGCCGAGAAGGTTCGCATCTCGCCCATGCAGGCGATGTATCGCGATGAAGGTCCGGTGCTCAGGTGA
- a CDS encoding SUMF1/EgtB/PvdO family nonheme iron enzyme, whose product MRPGSLLRKDATGGLLASAIRVTGNKTAGPEITHSLRGKSAMLWDKSFRLLRKFSSRLVDSCSCGIGAILLCALLVGFGPLSERQARAQEKPAPQAKDAPPNLKKIKNSIGMELVKIPAGKFLMGSPEDEEGHEGGEFQRERTIKTPFYLGVYEVTQEQYEAVMNKNPWEDKGPNLPAGSMSWWEAMRFCRKLSEKESETYRLPTEAEWEYACRAGTTTAFHFGDKAVYKNANFHPAYPYPFLEESVSKDDFGLPGVLLQPVGAYKPNAFGLYDMHGNVSEWCLDRLDHRSDLFILRGGNGRNGAMYCRSAYRYAHNVGWQWTGFRVVRTVEPEPGEIDIPITHAIDQADRYETDEMLVKIKEAFAKPATSLLPPVVIFPAVDAERHVRVDGVGLSLVTNYAVAYTPQRRMEISLPEVRSRLLNAGLFKPETEIDDESIKICLAAIGAQYYVLPQVVEENDKLKLTFAVRTLDDAEVETSTPQIFEKDQLNLIPGTIARGVLEQIGAELSEAEIAHISKPKVLRSKDLQQLSHIAWTMTFGNDNRDLLLVVLRNPLCLPAWELFVFNSNPAKKAFDRYRKVKKRLLCDRLQICSGVRKTASDDEILALLEMAPQFHGDSYYYAALAILAKNMSEPELVRQILEEWSDEDPGYSGCLQRGLLFYSWANSDEETGDIVPPEERLELAQQELEQAIEINPQDWEARSQMIKVAMDMEMPLEIIDEHFQAAIKSRPRSRQAYSTMFEVLQNRWNNSREEEAHEDLLIFAGQCVRTGYFEEGIPDLSMDFIRNTIEIPGDRAIVRTSSRDPELWAIVSDYYQGIQSITKSPGVDYSAKKRYARNLFAKYGAYGSHFDKVADTFRQLEKEGPDPLVFWDGFTYPFLRDLVFSQEESGQTQNIAAMRAALDVGNFDAAASWLNKVKADNDADKKLIKRSQLAIELGRQLRANGSLDLSAATMFQLFDGIDDAWKVDGDALVCHLPAQKSSLILLPFGIENVEVTGTIRWQDLPKKVHIHSHTRALRDNVSLQYDLQNIQYKWVGLHRGNNRKRFRTADNFQGDEVNFRMTLGANSLGSKEDTFSPATDIEWSAPVIEHALSGFGFQVDAADGNASTVRFTDVRIKMID is encoded by the coding sequence ATGCGTCCTGGCAGTTTGCTCCGGAAGGATGCCACAGGCGGCTTGCTCGCCAGTGCAATCCGTGTGACCGGCAACAAAACTGCTGGACCTGAAATAACGCACAGTCTCAGAGGAAAAAGCGCCATGTTGTGGGATAAGTCATTCCGTTTGTTGAGGAAATTTTCCTCTCGCCTGGTCGATTCATGCAGTTGCGGCATCGGAGCAATCCTGCTGTGTGCACTGCTCGTCGGCTTCGGTCCTCTTTCCGAACGGCAAGCGCGCGCACAAGAAAAACCCGCGCCACAAGCGAAGGATGCTCCCCCAAATCTCAAAAAGATCAAAAACTCGATCGGCATGGAATTGGTAAAGATCCCCGCAGGGAAATTCCTGATGGGTTCCCCTGAAGACGAAGAAGGGCACGAGGGGGGCGAGTTTCAGCGGGAGAGAACGATCAAAACGCCATTTTATCTTGGCGTCTATGAGGTCACACAGGAACAATACGAAGCGGTGATGAACAAGAATCCCTGGGAGGACAAAGGACCAAATTTGCCAGCGGGGAGTATGTCATGGTGGGAGGCTATGCGCTTTTGCCGCAAGCTCAGCGAGAAGGAGTCCGAGACCTACCGTTTGCCCACGGAAGCGGAATGGGAATATGCCTGCCGGGCCGGCACCACAACGGCGTTTCACTTCGGTGACAAAGCTGTCTATAAAAACGCCAATTTCCACCCCGCCTATCCGTATCCCTTTTTGGAGGAGAGCGTCTCCAAGGATGATTTTGGTCTCCCGGGAGTGCTCCTCCAGCCAGTTGGAGCGTACAAACCCAATGCATTTGGACTGTACGATATGCACGGCAACGTTTCCGAATGGTGCCTCGATCGATTAGACCACCGCTCGGACCTGTTCATTCTTCGCGGCGGCAATGGTAGAAACGGCGCCATGTACTGTCGTTCCGCGTACCGGTATGCGCACAACGTCGGCTGGCAATGGACCGGTTTTCGCGTCGTCAGAACTGTTGAGCCGGAACCGGGGGAAATCGACATCCCCATCACGCATGCAATCGATCAAGCCGACCGTTACGAGACGGATGAGATGCTTGTCAAAATCAAAGAGGCGTTCGCCAAACCGGCAACTTCCCTCTTGCCGCCGGTCGTGATCTTTCCCGCCGTCGACGCTGAGCGACATGTACGCGTTGACGGTGTGGGACTCAGCCTCGTGACAAACTATGCAGTCGCTTACACCCCCCAACGGCGGATGGAGATTAGCTTGCCCGAAGTCCGATCCCGCCTTCTAAACGCCGGCCTCTTCAAACCAGAAACCGAGATCGATGACGAGTCGATCAAAATCTGTCTCGCGGCCATCGGCGCTCAATATTATGTCTTGCCGCAAGTCGTAGAAGAAAACGACAAGCTCAAGCTAACCTTTGCGGTGCGCACCCTCGACGATGCTGAAGTCGAAACGTCCACCCCGCAGATATTTGAAAAGGACCAACTGAATCTGATTCCGGGGACAATCGCTCGCGGCGTGTTGGAACAGATCGGCGCCGAACTGAGCGAAGCGGAAATCGCCCACATTTCGAAACCGAAGGTTCTCAGATCCAAAGATCTTCAACAACTCAGTCATATCGCCTGGACAATGACGTTCGGCAATGACAACCGGGATCTGCTTCTCGTTGTGCTGCGTAATCCGCTGTGCCTACCTGCCTGGGAGTTGTTTGTCTTTAATAGTAACCCAGCCAAGAAAGCTTTTGACCGCTATAGAAAAGTAAAAAAACGATTGCTCTGCGACCGGCTGCAAATCTGCTCCGGGGTGCGCAAGACGGCTTCAGACGATGAAATTCTGGCGTTGCTTGAAATGGCTCCGCAATTTCACGGCGACTCTTATTACTACGCCGCACTAGCCATTCTCGCTAAGAATATGTCCGAACCGGAACTGGTCAGACAGATCCTTGAAGAATGGAGCGATGAGGACCCCGGCTATTCCGGTTGTCTCCAGCGCGGCCTGCTATTCTATTCCTGGGCCAATTCTGATGAAGAAACTGGAGATATCGTTCCGCCTGAAGAACGTCTCGAATTGGCGCAGCAAGAGCTGGAACAAGCCATCGAAATCAACCCGCAAGACTGGGAAGCCCGTTCCCAGATGATCAAAGTCGCAATGGACATGGAGATGCCGCTGGAAATTATTGACGAGCACTTTCAAGCCGCCATCAAATCACGTCCGCGTTCTCGGCAAGCCTATTCCACGATGTTTGAGGTCCTCCAAAATCGCTGGAACAACAGTCGCGAGGAAGAAGCCCATGAGGACCTATTAATCTTTGCCGGGCAGTGTGTTCGAACTGGATATTTCGAAGAGGGAATCCCTGATTTGAGTATGGATTTCATCCGGAACACCATCGAAATCCCCGGCGACCGCGCCATCGTGCGAACCTCCTCACGCGATCCGGAATTATGGGCGATCGTGTCGGATTACTACCAAGGTATACAATCCATAACCAAGAGCCCCGGAGTAGACTATTCCGCTAAGAAACGATACGCACGGAACCTATTTGCCAAATATGGAGCCTACGGGAGTCATTTTGACAAGGTCGCCGACACATTTCGTCAATTGGAAAAGGAAGGCCCCGACCCGTTAGTCTTCTGGGACGGTTTCACCTACCCGTTTCTTCGTGATCTTGTCTTCTCACAAGAGGAATCGGGACAAACACAAAATATCGCCGCCATGCGTGCCGCTTTAGATGTCGGTAACTTCGACGCGGCAGCCAGTTGGCTGAATAAAGTGAAGGCGGACAACGATGCCGACAAAAAACTCATCAAACGCAGCCAGCTCGCTATCGAATTGGGCCGACAACTTCGCGCCAATGGATCTCTCGATTTATCGGCCGCGACCATGTTTCAACTGTTCGACGGCATTGACGACGCATGGAAGGTCGATGGCGACGCACTCGTTTGTCACCTGCCCGCCCAAAAATCTTCCCTCATCCTGCTTCCCTTTGGTATTGAGAACGTGGAAGTGACGGGAACGATCCGTTGGCAGGATCTGCCCAAGAAAGTGCATATCCATTCACATACCCGCGCGCTGCGAGACAACGTCTCCCTGCAATATGATTTACAGAATATTCAGTACAAATGGGTCGGACTGCACCGTGGAAATAATCGCAAACGTTTTAGGACTGCCGATAATTTCCAAGGCGATGAGGTGAACTTTCGCATGACCTTGGGAGCCAATTCCTTGGGAAGCAAAGAAGATACCTTTTCTCCAGCAACCGATATTGAGTGGTCAGCTCCTGTGATAGAACACGCACTTTCCGGATTTGGCTTTCAAGTCGATGCCGCGGATGGAAATGCCTCAACGGTCCGCTTCACGGATGTGCGAATTAAAATGATCGACTGA